The DNA region CATGAACAGCAAGGTCTGCGGCTCGTCGCCGACAACTTGCTGGCCCAGTGGATTGGCACCGTCATACAGGAAACTGGTGGTTTTGCTGTCCTGCACCAGTGTGGCCAGGCGTTCGCCCTGGTAGAACCTCAGGGTTTCGTGCTGTTCTGCCTGTTGCACCGCAACCAGATGGTTGTGGGCGTCGTAACGGTATTGACCGGCCGCAACGTCCTCGACAGTGGTTACGCTGAGCAGACGGCTCTGGCTATCGTAAGCCAGCTGCTGGGCATTTTCGTCGCGGACGAGATTCCCCTCTAAGTCATATTTAAGGCTCACGCTGGGAGGGTAAGCAGTGTGAGTGTGATCGATGCGCTGCAGCTGCGTTGGATCACCTGGATCACCTGACGCAAAATAAAACGTGGCCTCATCGGAACTGCCGTCCACAAAGGTGCTGTTAACCTTCGTAATGTTGTCAAGCGCATCAAAGTAAAAGCATTGTTGCTGAATCGGGTTGCCGTAGCGATCCTGCGGCAGACAATCTCCGCCGCAGGTATGTACGTGCAAGCGGCCACGTATGTCGTATTCAAAGCGTTCATCAAGCAGAGAGCGTTCTTCGGCTTGCAGATGTCGGGTGAGCAGCTTGCCGTCCCTGCGCCAGGTCTGGCTGATGCGGTGAGTCTCGTGACCCTGAAGCTCGACGGTTCGTTCGATTTCGCGACCCTGATCGTCATAGCCCACTGTGGTTTTCAGTGTGTGGCCGCGGCTCAAGTCCGTGGTGATGGTCCAGTTCAACTGGCCAAGGCTGGAGTAGTCGAAGTCGGCCTGTAATTGACCTTGTTTCACTGACTTGACCCGGCCTTGGGGATCATATTCATAGGCGGTTTTCAACCCGCTGGCATCCAGACGTCCGAGCTGACGCCCGCCCATTGACGTGCTGAATACAGTCTCCCAGGTCTGACCGCTTTCAATCCGCCTTTCGCGTTTGAGCTGGCCGAACAGGTCGTAATCAAACTCGCTGCGGCTGTGGCTGTTTTGCGAGCTGCTTATCGACGCTGTGGCAGAGTCGTAAGTGAAATCTGCCTGCTCATCATCTGCAATGGTTCGCACGGGTTGGTCGGTGAGGCCCAGTTGGTATTCATAATGGATGGTGCGGTTGCCGGGGGTGATCAGTCGGTCAATCTGCATCTGGCCACCGTCATACAGATAGCGTGTGGTCCGCGGACCAACCTTGATGTGGGTCTGACGATCCAGGCCGTCATAGCTTTGTTCCCCGAGCAGGGTCGCATCGGGGGCATCGGCGGCCTTGACCCGAATGCTGATCGGTAAGGCTTCGGTGCTGTGTCCAGCGTAATCCTTCTCGACCACGGTACGGTCAGGCAAGGTGGTTTTCACGAGCCTGGACCGAGCGTCATAGCTGAACAGCGTGCTTTGCCGCATGGGGTCGATTTCCTGAATGCAGCGGCCCAGCCCGTCGTACACGTAGTCAATCTGACTGACCATGCCCCCTGACGCGTCCAGTGCCTTGCTCCACTCGGACTTGCCAAAGGTGTTGGTCTTGACCTCGCTCATGCCGCTGATGAGCGGCGTTGCATCGCTGCTCTGCACCCAGCTGCGCACGGTTTTAAGGATGGGATTGCTTTGAGTGACTTGCGTTACCTTATCCGGCCCGGTCACGCTGTACTGCTCGCCCCAGTCGTCGTATTGATAGGTGCTGGTCAACGGCAGTTCGCGCAGGGTGGCGTCGATCAGCAGCCAGTCTGAAACCGTGTCCGCAACCAGCAAACCGCGCACGTCGTAGCTCGCACTGTAGATTTTCTTGTAGGCCTCAGGCTGGCTCTCATCGGCGCCTTGGCGCAGCTCTTCGATCACCCGATTGTTGCCGTCCATCAGCGTGCGGGTCTTGATGCCCTTGACGTTGGTGACCGTCTGCTCGGCCTGCTGGCCGTCGCTTGCACTGAGGACATAGTCATACTTGCGCACGGCTTTGAACTCCTCGCTGCCCGGAGCCACGGTTTCCTCGGTGACCCGGCCCAGCGCGTCGTAGCGGTAGGCGATTTCCACGTCGTTGTCGTCGCGGTTGAGCAGCGGCTGGCCGTTGAGCAGCGAGTGTTCCAGGGTGTAGGACTTGTGCACGTCATCAAAGTCGGTGCTCAGGCTGATCACCGTGTGCTGCACGCTTTCCTCGGCACGGGCGCTTTTTGTGCGCTGGTAGGCATAATCGGTGATGCTCGACTGACCGTTCAGGGTCTGGGTTTCCTGCAGTTTGCGCCCGTGCAGGTAGCGGTTGGCGGGCTCATCGATATAGGTAAAGGTGGTGCGTTGCAGTTCGGTTTCGCTGGCGCCCTGTACCTGCAACAAGGTTTCGCCGCTGATGGCCAGCCAGTCGGGCGTGCTGCCCGCGCCGACGCCGGTTTGCAGAGCGTAGCGATAGGCGCTGCACAACACCGGGGCCTCGCCGAGGGCATCGGGCGCCGGGGTTATGGTCTTGTCCTGCAGATTGCGCACAAACCCGTGCGGGTCCGGTGGGCAGCCATCGCCTCCAGTGGCCAGGTAATAGCGGCTGGTTTCGAGCGTGCCATCGGGGTTTTCCTGGGTCAGCAGGTTGCCGAACTCGTCGAAGGTGGTGCGGGTGGTTTCCTCGTGGGTCTGGCTGGAGGTGCTGGGGTGATACCAGATCTTGAGCACGGCATCGGGCAGCTGGCACTGGGCAGGTTGCTGGAGAAACGGCTGGCCCGGTGTGGAGTGATAGGTGGTTTGGGTCGTCAGCACGTTGTCGTTCTGGGTCACGGTCTCTTCAGTCAACAGGTGAAAGTTGTTGAAGGTGCGCGTGGTGCTGCGTAGCGCCTGGTCCTGAACCCAGAGCATTTCCGTGCTGCTGTGCTGTAGGTGTAGGCCGGGTCGGCCTGGTACAGGTTGTCCAGGCCATCCTCATCCCAGACCAGACCGCTGGCGTCGAACCCGAGGAAGTTTTCGCTGGAATAACTGAAACGTCGCTCGACAGCAGGCTGACTGAAGCCCGGACGCTGTTCATGGCGTTCCACCCGGGGCAGCGACGGGTAGTAGTTTTGCGGGAACTGGTGGCCTTGGGGGTCATAGCTGATCAGTTCGTGCCCGCCCAGCGGGGTGCGCAGTTCCGTGATGCACAGGTATTCGTTGAACAGCTCGTAGACAAAACGCCAGGACGCCTGATTGGTAGTGGGCAAGGCGATGCTGACCAGTTCGCCGTTGTTCAGGCTCAAATTGAAACTGGCCAGGGGCATGCCGTTCGGGCCTTTGTCGGGGTGCAGGTGGACAGCAGTGCTCGTGGTGCCGTTGCGCTCGACGCTGAGCAAGGTGCCATAGTCATCGCTGATCTGTTGCAGCAGGGCTTCACCGCCGTACAACGTGTAAGACAAATCGACCCGATGGCCTTCGGCCGAATGCATCTGGGTCACCCAGGCTGCATCGCTGCCGAGGATTTTGCCGAGGATTTCCACCAGGCCGGATTTGTGCACCACGCGGTACTGATCATCGGCTTCGAAGGAAAAGTGAAAACTGTCGATCTTGCGTTCCGGCACCGTGGGTGCGCTCTGCGGCCCGTCGATGCGAAAGGTCTCGCCGGTGGACAGCGAGAGGATCGAAGTCACAGGGTCGAAGTGCGACAGTTGCAGGCCCCAGCCCTTGCCGAAGCCGGTGTCACGGCTGTTCATGGGGCTGAAGCCCAGGCTGAGCGGCACGATCGGGCCACACAGGTGGTTGGCCTTGAGTTCAGGCAGGGAAATGGAGCAGCTGTACTGCCCGGTGCGCGGATCAACCCCGGCCTGTACGAAGCTGAGGAAATTGAAGGCGTTGGAATGGACGGTCGGGGTGGGCATCACATAGTTCCTCAAAATCGGGGGCGATAACAGTTATGCACTGGCTCTTGCTGTACGATCGCGGTTGCTTCAGTCAGGCACGATGATCAATGCATTGCGTTGTGTCGGCGATTCGAATCGAACCGTGATGCTGTGCGAATTCCCGAACTCATCGATCAGTTTCAAGCGCACGGGCGTGGTGAAATCTCCATCGAGCACTTGGTTGTAAGGAAAGTCCATGCGGCGGTGCAGGCTGATCAATACAGCGCCCTGTGGTGTTGTTATATTATTTGCCAATGTGCTGGCTGGCCTTAGCGCCATTGGAATGGTCTGAATAAATACGGGGTCAAATTGAAGTGTGCGGCTGCCTGACAGGGAATACCCTGTATAGCTGCCAACCTCCTCGGCATACTGGCGGCTTTCCCATTGCACCATACTGGAATGACCCTCGAACTCCAGGGACAGAAACTTAATATATTGATTACCGTCTTTGAGTCGCAAGGTGTAATAATCTACCGTATTAAGCGCGAAATCATCATCCTTTCCGCCTTCCACCCTGACAGGTGCCGGGAACTCATAGTTTTCCACCGCGTAAGCAGGGGGCGCAACGGGCTTTATTTCGATGATGTTATGTTTCTCTTCGCTTCCGCCATTGGCCGTCGAGTTGAATTCCACATTGTCGGCACGTGTCAGGGCAGCGGCAATTTTTCGCGGTATCACACCACGCGTCTGGACATACAGGAATACTGAATTATCATTGCCCGCCAAGGGAGATGGTGCAGTAGCAGGGTAATAAAGATAGCCATTTTCTGATTTGTTCGCCGCCCACTGTTTGTCCGCTGGGGCATCTTCGGGTATTCCGCTTTCACCCACATAAGGTAACGCATTCAGGCTATCTTCAAAGATCAACCGTACACTCGCTTTTTCAGAGGCGGTGAGGTCCACTTCATTGTTATTCTCGTCTTTGGGTTGCACGGAAACCTTGAGCATGACCTGGGCCAGGCCATTAGCAAACACTATCGCCGAGCCGGACTGCTCTTCGATCTCGAAGTCGACAACCGTGGACCATTGTGCACGCGGGGCGACCTCGGACAGATGAATGACGCCATACCCGGATTGCGTGCCGATCCCGTCGAAAGAACTACATTTGACGATGCTGTACGGGAAGGTTATCTGTGCCGGCGCTGTGAAAGTGCCCGAGGCGCCGACACTGCCTGTACCGACTTCCACGCTCCAGGTCAGACTTTTCTGTGCATCGCGCATGCTTTTTCTAGACAGAGTCACTGAAGCGGATGGGGCAAGTCCAGGATGAAACGCAGGCTCGATATCAACTGGCATGGCACCGTTGATTAACAATACGATCCCCGTGCATTTTTCCTGTGTGACAGTGTCTGTTGCTTCGACAGCGACGTGGTTGAATATCCCTGCTGGCGCCGTGGCGGGCGGGGTATAGGTGGCCTGTCTGCCGTTTCCGATAAGGGTGCCCATATCGGCAGGCAACGGCGTCCATGTAAGGAGGTTATCGGTTAATGATGAGGCTCTGAACTCAAACGGCTGTGGCGAGAAGCGCAGGTCTATGGCATGCATGGCGGGAGCCATTGCCATCGAACTGGAAACGACGACTACCATTGCCGAGGCGGTAACTTCTTTTTGGGTTTGCGGGTCAATGTACGTGGCGGTTATCACGTTGCGGGTGGTCTTGTCCTCCAGTAGTCCCAGCAATGGCGCGGTGTACCTGCCGCTCTGGGTGATATCCCCTTGAGCGCGAGAACCATCGATATCGCGCACCCCCCAGGTTATATCCGCCGCTCTGGCCCGATAGCGCAGTTCGACAATTTCAAACTGCAGTTCATCACCGTTTTTTACCGTTGTGTACAGTGGGCTCAGGCTGAATGAGCTCTGACTTGGGTCGACTTCACCGAACAGGGCGAGATCGCCGGGTAGATAAGCTTCTTTCAGAATCAGCGTATTGGATTCAGGGAACAGCAAGTGGTTGATGGCGAAAAAGTTGATTTCAGGGATGTCGATGGATGTGAATAACGCTTCAATCGTTTCCAAGATCTTTTGTAACTCCTGACGAGCCCGAACCCTGAGTTCTTCGGGTGCGCTGATAACGGGCGCGAAGTTTATCTGCGCCTCGGTAGTAATATAGGAATCAGTTGATTTAACGAAGTGGACGCTGTTTTGATCGGAGTCAAGCACGCTATCAAAAATTAACTCCATATTGAAGCTCAACTTAGTGCCTACGTCTTCATGTTCATCATACCAGCCTGAGACGTCGTCCCAATAATGAAATACTTCATCTTGAGTTCCTGTCCAGCGAAGCGCCAGCCTATAATCCTCTGTGATGGAGATGAATAGATTTTGCGCAAAACTTATAGCAAAGTCCTCTTTTTTGAAGTGATAACTATCTGAGTCTGTGTCATAAATTATGTCTATAGGGGGGACTTCATAACGACCTGACATCGCCTTCAGCTCATAGCTCCCCGTTTCTTCCGAATCATCCTTGACCTCAAAACTCAATCCGCGACCAATATGCGTGCTAACATAAGGCGCAATGTACCAATGGAACATGGCCTGGCGCGAAATCAAGAGAGAGCCTGAATACAGCGAACGATCTTCTCCGGGGGCTTTGTCGTCCGGAATGAAGTAAGGCATGCCGGCGTCATCAGGCAGTGTCCCGTTGTGCAAATTATTCTTGGTCCTGACGAACAGCACGACAGCACCGTCGCCATAGGTATCAGCCTTGAGGACTTTTGCGCCCGGCGCTGCCTGAGTGAGGATGTAGAAATCTTTGGGCGCCAGGAGATCATCCTCGCCCAGTTCCAGGATGCCCAGACTATAAACTTGCAGTTCCATCGGCAATGCGTCGAACTGTGTCTTGAAGAAATCGCCTATCAGGGTATCGCTAATGCCTGTCTCAATCAGGTTACTGGTGAATCCCGTTGCCATGGAGAGATCCAGTACCACTTCTGATTTCTTGTTGATAGTGCCGACCACCTTTCTCAGCTCGATGTCGGCATCCAGCGAGTAACCATGCTGTTCAGCAATATTGAAACTGGAAATCGCGCGAGAGGCAGAACCTGGGGCATTTTCCATGAGAGTGAGGGTGCCGCCGACAATGTCCATGTGCAAGCGGGCCATGGCGTCTGACAGCGAAGCGTTTTCAAAGGAGAGTCGTGGTTCACTCAGGATTATTCCGCTGAGTTCGACTGTTTGCGTACCCGCCAGGGATATTTCTCCCCTGATCGCAGGCAGGAAACTTTCGGTGGTGAAGCGAGCAATATGCTGCTGTGCAAGAAGGTGGTTGACCTTGGTGCGGTTGAACGAAACAATTGCGCCCCAACCCAGCGTGTTGGCGCGGCCTTTCATGGTTTGTAAAAGAAACTCTTTTGAATTTGCCATTTCACACCTCTCAAACTTGATTTCGGCGCGCTCGATACTCCGAGACTGCAAGCGTGCAGATCGGGTTTTGATTAGAAACTCTCAGCTATAAGCTCTACCCAGATCGGGGTACGCCTCCAAAGGCAGGGGCAGAACTGTGTAGCCATAATCGACGGGTATGGGCGCGCCTTCGAACTCAGGTTCCCTTTCGAATGCACAGGTCACTATCGCAAACCCCGGCAGTTTTTGTTCTGGCGGGATGTACAGCCCGGCATCGCTCACCGAGCCGCCACCCGCCAGCAGGGTCCACTTCAGCTTTACGTGAGGAACAGGGAGGGGGCCTGAGTCATACAGCTTCATGAACTGAAGTTGTGCTGTAGTCGAAGTCTCTTTCGTCTCTTTCGTCGGGTTCGTCGGGTCGACCTTGACCTCGACCTTGATCTCGACCTGGACCTGTCCGCCCAGTGTTTTGTTTATGACCAGAACATGCGCCTGGCCCATATTGTTTTCGTCGTCGGTAACCTGTACGACCTCAAGAACGAACATCGTAACCGGTGCGGGTGGTTCTGGATGTATCGGGGCGGTGTAGCTGGCCCCTCGTCCATCCTGATCAGGTGTCACCTGGCCGTTTTGGCCAGGGTCTTTCATTGCCCAGATCAGCTTGCGGTCATCCAGCGTACCTGCGGTGAAAGGGATGCAGACCCCAGGGCCGGCAACCTGGAAAAGCGGATTGACAGAAATTGCATTGTCGACAATCGACACCAGCGCTGAGGACAAAACCTCTTGGCCATTCACCGTGCCTTTAGCAGTCACGATCACCTGTTGTGCGCCCCTGCCTCCCATGACATCAGCCGACGGCGCGGTGTAAGTACCATCGCCATTGGCACTGAAGGAGCCAATAGGGCCCGTGGTGTCTCCTGGAAGAGCGCGACACGACCATTCAACCCCGCCAATGACCGGGTCAGTGACGAATTTCCGTACACTGCCAGCGTTCAGCACCGGGGATTCCGGGGAAATGACAAAGCTTGTCAGTGAAGGGTTGACGTTGCCAAACACCGCTAGGTCGCCGGGGACATGGACGTCAGTGAGGACCATTGAATTGCTATCGGGGAAGAGCAGGTTTCGCAGGAGAAAGGTGTCGATGTCGGGAAGTTTTATCTCTTTAAACACATCGCCCACAGTCGTATCGATCTTATCGAACAGTACGCTCGCAAGTTCGGAAAAGTCCTCAAATCCAAAAAAACTAATCCAGCCGGGTTTAGATACACTGCAGCCATTACTGAAATACTCTTCTGTTTCGAACTTTATAATAAAGCTATGTGGATCGGTCACATCGATGACAGGTACCATATTGATAATCGGGCCTATCTCCATCGGTATGTCACCATCATTTTCCTCATCATTTGCGCCCCCTCCAATGGCAACATGCTGGTGAAAGGGTATCGTCGTTTCGAATTCCCAGCTTACATTAATTGTATTATCTTTGGACTGGACGCGCAGGCCGGCAAAATCACCCTGCTTCATCTCAAACTTAATGGCCTGCTTAGCGGTTAATGTACTTTCGCCACCGGCATGTTCACTCTCGAATACAAAACTCGGCCATGTGGCTTCGCCTGCCGTGGCTTGTAACCAGGCGTGCAATGGGTTGCCTTCTGCATCGGTGCCCGTGTTGATGATAAAGGCTGCCTGAGGTAATTGCTTGTCCAGAGTGGGCTTGATAAGTTTTGCCAAAAGCACGCGGTTGGACAGTAATATAGCACTCGAATATTTTGTCCCCTCTTCATCATTGGGGATCATGTATTCAAAGTCGCTATTCGCCGCCGGACTGCCACCGTTGACGCCCCCTTCGAAAGTGACGAATACCACCACCGCCCCGTCACCGTAGTTGGGGGCACTGCGCAGTTTAGCGTCAGGTGCTGCCTGCGTATGCACCCTGAAAAATGTCGGTTTCAGTGTGGAGTCTACTTGCTGGCTCAAGGTGCCAAGTGCGTAAACCTGCAGCTCTGGATGTTTCTTGAATTCCGTCTTGAAAAATTCCCGAGCATTGATAATACTTACAGAGTCAGAAAACAGATCCGTATCGAAATTTTCCATGTCTGACAAATCAATTTGTACAGTGCCTACCTCGTCAACTCCACCGGGTGCGCTCTTGAGCGTAACGTCCAGCCATAATTTGGGGCCTGCGGCACCATTGGGGCGCATGATTGAATGAATGCCCTTGTAACCGCCCACGGGCTCACTTTTCAATATCGCCAGGCCTCCCATTATTGGTAGCGTCACTCTGGCGCGTGAGTCGGTGAGGCTGGCGTTTTCGAAAGACAGCCTGGGTATGCCCAGTTGAATACCGAAGAATTTCAGGTTCGAACCGTCTACGGAGGGGATTTCCCCGTCGATAGGGCGCAGATAGTTTTCGGCCGTGAGCTTCTGGATGTATTGCTGCATCATCAAGGCGTTGGCGCGACCGCGGTTGTAGACGACAACGGCGTCCCAGCCGAGGGTGCTTGGCCTGACATTGAGTAACTCCAGCAACGCTTCTTTCGAATGGCCGCTCGCAACAGCTTGGCTGCCGGTTTTTATTTTGCTGACCATGTTTGTTGCCTCTAAAAGTTGAAAGCTATAGCGGTTGGCTATAACCAGAGCTCTATAGGGGTGGTCAAGGGTAGGTACATACCCACGACCACGGCGATCACATGGCAACATTGTTACTCCACGCGAGGGAACGCCGCTACTGGTAGAACTACTAGGTTGTGGGTCGAGGAATCAATGCTAGCGTTGACATTATCTTAAAGGAATCACTGCCTGGTAAACCGACGCCTGGTTTCACTCACCCTGCTGACTGGAGCAATAACATGATGCCTGTTCATTCCAAAAAGAAACTCAACATGGCCGGGTGGCTGTTACTTGCTGCCTTCGCCGGCCATTCATCCGTTTTGCTGAGTGAAGAGTATGAAGGTCAAATCGTTATATATAACAAGAAAGGCGCTGACGGTACGTATCAACAAATCAACTGCACCCTGCCTTTTGTAACGTCGGAAGTCAATTTTCAGGATAATTCAGAGGGGTGCGTGAATGATGACGCCTACGCCTTCAAACTGGATAAAGTGCCGTCCGCCACAGTCTTTACGTTCACGGATGCACCCGACTGTTCTGAGTCGGGTGCATTTTATTATCGCTTCAAGACGGTACAACATCCTACGACCATGGAGCTGCCAATGGACATTGAAATCGCCGGACAAGAAACAGTGGGTTCGGTGGTCACGCCGGGTGTCCTGTTAGTTGCCAGTACAACTACCGGGCAAGTGGGTGGCAAACTTTCCTGCGTCAAGATCGTGCGCTCGGCGGTTCCACAGCCCTGATCCATTTATCCCAAGGAGATTTTCTTCATGCCCACCCCGACCGTCCATTCCAACGCCTTCAATTTCCTCAGCTTCGTACAGGCCGGGGTTGATCCGCGCACCGGGCAGTACACCTGCTCCATTTCCCTGCCTGAACTCAAGGCCAACCACCTGTGTGGCCCGATCGTGCCGCTCAGCCTGGGCTTCAGCCCCATGAACAGCCGTGACACCGGCTTCGGCAAGGGCTGGGGCCTGCAACTGTCGCACTTCGACCCTGTGACTTCGATCCTCTCGCTGTCCACCGGCGAGACCTTTCGCATCGACGGGCCGCAGAACGCACCCACGGTGCCGGAACGCAAGATCGACAGTTTTCACTTTTCCTTCGAAGCCAATGATCAGTACCGCGTGGTGCACAAATCCGGCCTGGTGGAAATCCTCGGCAAAATCCTCGGCAGCGATGCAGCCTGGGTAACCCAGATGCATTCGGCCGAAGGCCATCGGGTCGATTTGTCTTACACGTTGTACGGCGGTGAAGCCCTGCTGCAACAGATCAGCGATGACTATGGCACCTTGCTCAGCGTCGAGCGCAACGGCACCACGAGCACTGCTGTACACCTGCACCCCGACAAAGGCCCGAACGGCACGCCGCTGGCCAGTTTCAATTTGAGCCTGAACAACGGCGAACTGGTCAGCATCGCCTTGCCCACTACCAATCAGGCGTCCTGGCGTTTTGTCTACGAGCTGTTCAACGAATACCTGTGCATCACGGAACTGCGCACGCCGCTGGGCGGGCACGAACTGATCAGCTATGACCCTCTGGGTCACCAGTTCCCGCAAAACCACTACCCGTCGCTGCCCCGGGTGGAACGCCATGAACAGCGTCCGGGCTTCAGTCAGCCTGCTGTCGAGCGACGTTTCAGTTATTCCAGCGAAAACTTCCTCGGGTTCGACGCCAGCGGTCTGGTCTGGGATGAGGATGGCCTGGACAACCTGTACCAGGCCGACCCGGCCTACACCTACAGCAGCACGGAAATGCTCTGGGTTCAGGACCAGGCGCTACGCAGCACCACGCGCACCTTCAACAACTTTCACCTGTTGACTGAAGAGACCGTGACCCAGAACGACAACGTGCTGACGACCCAAACCACCTATCACTCCACACCGGGCCAGCCGTTTCTCCAGCAACCTGCCCAGTGCCAGCTGCCCGATGCCGTGCTCAAGATCTGGTATCACCCCAGCACCTCCAGCCAGACCCACGAGGAAACCACCCGCACCACCTTCGACGAGTTCGGCAACCTGCTGACCCAGGAAAACCCCGATGGCACGCTCGAAACCAGCCGCTATTACCTGGCCACTGGAGGCGATGGCTGCCCACCGGACCCGCACGGGTTTGTGCGCAATCTGCAGGACAAGACCATAACCCCGGCGCCCGATGCCCTCGGCGAGGCCCCGGTGTTGTGCAGCGCCTATCGCTACGCTCTGCAAACCGGCGTCGGCGCGGGCAGCACGCCCGACTGGCTGGCCATCAGCGGCGAAACCTTGTTGCAGGTACAGGGCGCCAGCGAAACCGAACTGCAACGCACCACCTTTACCTATATCGATGAGCCCGCCAACCGCTACCTGCACGGGCGCAAACTGCAGGAAACCCAGACCCTGAACGGTCAGTCGAGCATCACCGATTATGCCTACCAGCGCACAAAAAGCGCCCGTGCCGAGGAAAGCGTGCAGCACACGGTGATCAGCCTGAGCACCGACTTTGATGACGTGCACAAGTCCTACACCCTGGAACACTCGCTGCTCAACGGCCAGCCGCTGCTCAACCGCGACGACAACGACGTGGAAATCGCCTACCGCTACGACGCGCTGGGCCGGGTCACCGAGGAAACCGTGGCTCCGGGCAGCGAGGAGTTCAAAGCCGTGCGCAAGTATGACTATGTCCTCAGTGCAAGCGACGGCCAGCAGGCCGAGCAGACGGTCACCAACGTCAAGGGCATCAAGACCCGCACGCTGATGGACGGCAACAATCGGGTGATCGAAGAGCTGCGCCAAGGCGCCGATGAGAGCCAGCCTGAGGCCTACAAGAAAATCTACAGTGCGAGCTACGACGTGCGCGGTTTGCTGGTTGCGGACACGGTTTCAGACTGGCTGCTGATCGACGCCACCCTGCGCGAACTGCCGTTGACCAGCACCTATCAATACGACGACTGGGGCGAGCAGTGCAGCGTGACCGGGCCGGATGGCATCGAGCGCCACAAGGTTGAGGATCCGGTCGAGCGCACCACCACGGAGTGGCAGGCTGAGATGGGTAAAACCGTCACGCTTAATAATCTTTTCGGCAAGCCGGATTCCATCGAGCGACTCGATGCGAGTAACCAGCGCATCAGCCTGGAGTCCATTCAGTACGATGGTCTCGGTCGTACCTTCATCCAGGTCGATGCACTGGGCAATTTACGCGAATTCAGCTACGACGCGTTTGACCGTCTCACAGGCAATC from Pseudomonas syringae includes:
- a CDS encoding RHS repeat-associated core domain-containing protein, whose product is MLWVQDQALRSTTRTFNNFHLLTEETVTQNDNVLTTQTTYHSTPGQPFLQQPAQCQLPDAVLKIWYHPSTSSQTHEETTRTTFDEFGNLLTQENPDGTLETSRYYLATGGDGCPPDPHGFVRNLQDKTITPAPDALGEAPVLCSAYRYALQTGVGAGSTPDWLAISGETLLQVQGASETELQRTTFTYIDEPANRYLHGRKLQETQTLNGQSSITDYAYQRTKSARAEESVQHTVISLSTDFDDVHKSYTLEHSLLNGQPLLNRDDNDVEIAYRYDALGRVTEETVAPGSEEFKAVRKYDYVLSASDGQQAEQTVTNVKGIKTRTLMDGNNRVIEELRQGADESQPEAYKKIYSASYDVRGLLVADTVSDWLLIDATLRELPLTSTYQYDDWGEQYSVTGPDKVTQVTQSNPILKTVRSWVQSSDATPLISGMSEVKTNTFGKSEWSKALDASGGMVSQIDYVYDGLGRCIQEIDPMRQSTLFSYDARSRLVKTTLPDRTVVEKDYAGHSTEALPISIRVKAADAPDATLLGEQSYDGLDRQTHIKVGPRTTRYLYDGGQMQIDRLITPGNRTIHYEYQLGLTDQPVRTIADDEQADFTYDSATASISSSQNSHSRSEFDYDLFGQLKRERRIESGQTWETVFSTSMGGRQLGRLDASGLKTAYEYDPQGRVKSVKQGQLQADFDYSSLGQLNWTITTDLSRGHTLKTTVGYDDQGREIERTVELQGHETHRISQTWRRDGKLLTRHLQAEERSLLDERFEYDIRGRLHVHTCGGDCLPQDRYGNPIQQQCFYFDALDNITKVNSTFVDGSSDEATFYFASGDPGDPTQLQRIDHTHTAYPPSVSLKYDLEGNLVRDENAQQLAYDSQSRLLSVTTVEDVAAGQYRYDAHNHLVAVQQAEQHETLRFYQGERLATLVQDSKTTSFLYDGANPLGQQVVGDEPQTLLFMSDAKQTILAESQAEQLRTAVYSAYGERSPNSDLRSLLGFNGEVRDEISGWYLLGRGYRAYNPTLMRFHSPDSLSPFGAGGLNPYVYCLGDPIGLVDPTGHMSRGLFLGLNIAGLVLGIIGTVATGGLVAPALSAQFAAFAVAQTAGVAAVVTGGIGIYTPDLQAKKVLGGISTALGIVSLLAGVATIATGSSKWFGKGANMAGSDDLTSPAPLENYFVKRSIPKAKLTPAQVQKVEGISASSQTDISADFGKTFATQSTQTDSLQPGIGSLGSGKPQPPPNPNPFLDGIRAGVTLRKTTAGSSSQLTGPTNELAAFFTGIQPGRKTPFSVKGILKKTEGIRAQQTSMIGEKPRVPGAQSFF
- a CDS encoding Ig-like domain-containing protein, whose translation is MVSKIKTGSQAVASGHSKEALLELLNVRPSTLGWDAVVVYNRGRANALMMQQYIQKLTAENYLRPIDGEIPSVDGSNLKFFGIQLGIPRLSFENASLTDSRARVTLPIMGGLAILKSEPVGGYKGIHSIMRPNGAAGPKLWLDVTLKSAPGGVDEVGTVQIDLSDMENFDTDLFSDSVSIINAREFFKTEFKKHPELQVYALGTLSQQVDSTLKPTFFRVHTQAAPDAKLRSAPNYGDGAVVVFVTFEGGVNGGSPAANSDFEYMIPNDEEGTKYSSAILLSNRVLLAKLIKPTLDKQLPQAAFIINTGTDAEGNPLHAWLQATAGEATWPSFVFESEHAGGESTLTAKQAIKFEMKQGDFAGLRVQSKDNTINVSWEFETTIPFHQHVAIGGGANDEENDGDIPMEIGPIINMVPVIDVTDPHSFIIKFETEEYFSNGCSVSKPGWISFFGFEDFSELASVLFDKIDTTVGDVFKEIKLPDIDTFLLRNLLFPDSNSMVLTDVHVPGDLAVFGNVNPSLTSFVISPESPVLNAGSVRKFVTDPVIGGVEWSCRALPGDTTGPIGSFSANGDGTYTAPSADVMGGRGAQQVIVTAKGTVNGQEVLSSALVSIVDNAISVNPLFQVAGPGVCIPFTAGTLDDRKLIWAMKDPGQNGQVTPDQDGRGASYTAPIHPEPPAPVTMFVLEVVQVTDDENNMGQAHVLVINKTLGGQVQVEIKVEVKVDPTNPTKETKETSTTAQLQFMKLYDSGPLPVPHVKLKWTLLAGGGSVSDAGLYIPPEQKLPGFAIVTCAFEREPEFEGAPIPVDYGYTVLPLPLEAYPDLGRAYS